A genome region from Populus alba chromosome 5, ASM523922v2, whole genome shotgun sequence includes the following:
- the LOC118029984 gene encoding uncharacterized protein: MFRRKQSQNHQENGIEEQEAKVSELRAALGPLSARSLKYCTDACLRRYLIARNWNVDKAKKMLEETLKWRATYKPEEICWREVAHEGETGKVSRADFHDRSGRTVLILRPGKQNTTCAEDNIRHLVYLIENSILNLADGQEQMSWLIDFTGWGLSVKVPIKTARDCINILQNHYPERLAVALLYNPPRIFEAFWKVVKYFLDPLTFQKVKFVYPKKEDSVELMKSFFDVDNLPNEFGGKATLNYDHEEFSRLMSQDDVKTAKFWGLDEKPSHIASGHSGAQVAPEPTPLALPAC, translated from the exons ATGTTTCGAAGAAAGCAGTCTCAGAATCATCAGGAGAATGGCATTGAAGAACAAGAAGCGAAG GTCAGTGAACTCAGGGCTGCCCTCGGACCTCTTTCTGCTAGAAGTCTGAAGTACTGCACTGATGCATGCCTGAGGAGATATTTAATAGCACGGAACTGGAATGTTGACAAGGCAAAGAAAATGTTGGAAGAGACACTCAAGTGGAGAGCAACTTACAAGCCTGAAGAAATCTGTTGG CGTGAAGTAGCTCATGAAGGTGAGACGGGTAAAGTCTCCAGAGCAGATTTTCATGACCGATCTGGGAGGACTGTGCTCATATTGAGGCCAGGAAAGCAG AACACAACATGTGCAGAAGACAATATCCGCCATTTGGTTTATCTTATAGAGAATAGTATTCTTAACCTTGCTGACGGTCAAGAACAAATGTCATGGTTGATAGACTTCACTGGATGGGGTTTGAGCGTCAAGGTCCCCATCAAAACTGCTCGTGATTGCATCAATATCTTACAGAACCACTACCCTGAGAGACTTGCTGTTGCACTTCTTTACAATCCGCCTAGAATTTTTGAAGCTTTTTGGAAG GTCGTCAAGTACTTCCTAGATCCATTAACTTTCCAGAAGGTGAAGTTTGTTTACCCCAAAAAAGAAGATAGTGTGGAGCTCATGAAGTCTTTCTTTGATGTTGATAACCTTCCAAACGAGTTTGGGGGCAAAGCCACTCTGAATTACGACCATGAGGAGTTCTCAAGACTGATGTCCCAGGATGATGTAAAAACAGCCAAGTTCTGGGGATTAGATGAAAAGCCAAGCCACATTGCTAGCGGTCATTCAGGGGCTCAGGTGGCACCAGAGCCGACGCCTCTTGCTCTGCCAGCTTGCTAA